A window of the Cystobacter fuscus genome harbors these coding sequences:
- a CDS encoding response regulator gives MMSSEPPPLRILLAEDDEQMRSLLTLTLVRAGFAVVALEDGYELADYVSLTQVCGGPLSPPDLILSDIRMPGRTGLEVLAQTQAAGLSCPVILLSSFADEETREEARRLGVRAFLDKPVDLEVLRDTVREATGALDSSLR, from the coding sequence ATGATGTCTTCCGAACCCCCTCCGCTTCGCATCCTCCTGGCGGAGGACGATGAGCAGATGCGCTCGCTCCTGACGTTGACGCTGGTGCGCGCCGGCTTCGCGGTGGTGGCGCTGGAGGACGGCTACGAGCTGGCCGACTACGTGTCGTTGACGCAGGTGTGTGGGGGGCCCCTGTCGCCGCCGGATCTCATCCTCTCGGACATCCGGATGCCGGGGCGCACCGGGCTGGAGGTGCTCGCCCAGACGCAGGCGGCGGGGCTCTCCTGTCCCGTCATCCTCTTGTCCTCCTTCGCGGACGAGGAGACTCGCGAGGAGGCCAGACGGTTGGGGGTGCGAGCGTTCCTGGACAAGCCGGTGGATCTGGAGGTGCTGCGGGACACCGTGCGTGAGGCGACCGGCGCGCTCGACTCCTCGTTGCGCTAA
- a CDS encoding MauE/DoxX family redox-associated membrane protein: MTRFFLYLMALLYIGAGINHFVHPDPYVRLMPPYIPYHRAMVLLSGVFEIGLGLLLLPAVTRPYAAWGIIALLIAVFPANIQMAIDYHRQGNPHLWVALVRLPLQLPLIWWAWKYTARH, translated from the coding sequence ATGACCCGCTTCTTCTTGTACCTGATGGCATTGCTGTACATCGGTGCCGGCATCAACCACTTCGTCCATCCGGACCCGTATGTGCGGCTCATGCCGCCCTACATTCCCTATCACCGGGCCATGGTGCTGCTCAGCGGCGTCTTCGAGATTGGACTGGGCCTGTTGCTCCTGCCCGCCGTCACCCGGCCCTACGCCGCCTGGGGCATCATCGCGCTACTCATCGCCGTCTTCCCCGCCAACATCCAGATGGCGATCGATTACCACCGCCAGGGCAATCCCCACCTGTGGGTGGCCCTCGTCCGCCTGCCCTTGCAGCTTCCCCTCATCTGGTGGGCGTGGAAGTACACCGCTCGTCACTGA
- a CDS encoding protein kinase domain-containing protein: protein MAGSSPRHAFRRLVPGERLGGSDGRRFEILQSLGAGAMGQVFRARDEELQRVVALKFLFPREELAGMALREARAIAQLDHENIVRIFDISEWAKGPGRHPVPVLVMECLEGESLAAVLRRENRLAPWRALDILRGVAAGLAHAHQHHIVHRDLKPSNVFITRQGTVKLLDFGLAWLTEGPSALPHLPTAGTPAYMAPEQWRGRRVDERTDLWAAGIMLYELLTGELPYPSMNLEELREKVLSPETVPPLHARHPELRGELESLLSVVLAKEPSQRLLSAEELSEELHELEEQFRPGREPLRSVAPQRRQVTLVSCRLEGLSALAEEMDPEDFGELEATFHQCASKVMQRHGGFVHLCMGNETLACFGYPVAREGDSERAVLAGLALPTAVREALQGKVPPGSHTVLSARVGIYTDMVVLDDILPELRGRTLTIQGEAPRVAGWLARQAGPDEVVVGPTTHNLVQHAFDTEPLGPRMLDDRRELAVHRVLRSREAIIRFERARTGGGTLSPLVGRDRELGRLLDAWRRARERQGSYVLLSGEAGIGKSRLIQELIERVSPERPTLLRLQCWSQYSASALHPVIEMLQRMWLRPERSRQETLRVVEAHFQQRGLSPIQVGLLAELMSLPVAEDSPHLHLTPQKKKEEMLAALASLLMWNAREQPVLIVVEDLHWADPSTLQLLNYLLEEVERTRVLFVLSARPEFRPPRAHGPDFESIPLERLPAACTERLVREVTRGQSLPEEVTRQLVARTDGIPLFVEEMTRMILEGGTPASIPLTLQELLLAQLDSLPRRQKQLAQLCALIGRTFSQALLVILTGRSEPALRRELMGLVSAGLIQAQPDDPEPTYQFRHSLIQEAACQSQPRGTRRHYHRKIAHVLETHFPGVAETRPELLARHYEEAQEFRSAIHYWRKGGMLATLRHASTEAVSHLTQALKLLRSLPDSTELTKEELQLLTALGMPLMQVQGVQSSEVESTYARAQALFRQVGEELPRLELSFWGSFVYYCMRARFHDAHKVAELLVELGERQDNSEMLCMGHRMMATNFFTWGDIRQSLRHVEQARAHSDFDLERHRELAVRQWVDPSVSVLTIGSLPLSVVGEEDQAERFTREALELAGRIGHPNTMAFALTHCAFGSQVRGDANTTLAYTEQCISLMHEHRLSPWCMQSSSLRAWALSELGRPEEGLVLMLRTHKQWEHSGILAAMHHNLGMLASIYLRLGRVKEGLAAVDEALTWPPRTKEYWYLPELLRTRGELLRMAGREAEAREVFLEAIHFAHEHEMTIYERRARASLNQLSEPHEASFHKQ from the coding sequence GTGGCTGGCTCCTCCCCAAGGCACGCGTTCCGCCGTCTGGTGCCCGGAGAGCGGTTGGGAGGCTCGGACGGACGCCGCTTCGAGATCCTCCAGAGCCTGGGAGCGGGCGCCATGGGTCAGGTCTTCCGCGCCCGAGACGAGGAATTACAGCGCGTGGTTGCGCTCAAGTTCCTCTTCCCCCGCGAGGAGCTGGCGGGCATGGCGTTGCGGGAAGCACGGGCCATTGCCCAACTGGACCACGAGAACATCGTCCGCATCTTCGACATCTCCGAGTGGGCGAAGGGACCGGGCCGGCATCCAGTGCCCGTGCTCGTCATGGAGTGTCTGGAGGGCGAGTCGCTCGCGGCGGTGCTGCGGCGGGAGAACCGGCTCGCGCCGTGGCGTGCGCTGGACATCCTGCGCGGGGTGGCGGCCGGGCTGGCGCACGCACACCAGCATCACATCGTCCACCGCGACCTCAAGCCGAGCAATGTCTTCATCACCAGACAAGGCACGGTGAAGCTGCTCGACTTCGGACTGGCATGGCTGACGGAAGGCCCCTCGGCGCTGCCGCATCTGCCCACCGCCGGCACGCCCGCATACATGGCGCCGGAGCAATGGCGCGGGCGGAGGGTGGACGAGCGCACCGACCTCTGGGCCGCGGGCATCATGCTCTACGAACTGCTCACCGGAGAGCTGCCCTACCCCTCCATGAACCTGGAGGAGCTGCGCGAGAAGGTGCTGTCGCCGGAGACGGTGCCGCCGCTGCACGCGCGCCACCCGGAGCTGCGCGGGGAGTTGGAATCACTCCTGTCCGTGGTGCTGGCCAAGGAGCCCTCGCAACGACTGTTGTCGGCCGAGGAGCTGAGCGAGGAGCTGCACGAACTGGAGGAGCAGTTCCGGCCGGGGCGAGAGCCCCTCCGGTCTGTGGCGCCTCAGCGACGGCAGGTGACGCTGGTGTCGTGCCGACTCGAAGGGCTGTCCGCGCTGGCGGAGGAGATGGATCCGGAGGACTTCGGCGAACTGGAGGCGACCTTCCACCAGTGTGCGTCGAAGGTGATGCAGCGCCACGGTGGCTTCGTCCACCTGTGTATGGGGAACGAGACGCTGGCCTGTTTCGGCTACCCGGTGGCACGGGAGGGAGACTCGGAGCGCGCGGTGCTCGCGGGTCTGGCGCTGCCCACCGCCGTGCGCGAAGCACTCCAGGGGAAGGTGCCGCCGGGAAGTCACACGGTGTTGTCGGCGCGGGTGGGCATCTACACGGACATGGTGGTGCTGGACGACATCCTCCCCGAGTTGCGCGGGCGCACCCTCACCATCCAGGGGGAGGCGCCCCGGGTGGCGGGGTGGCTGGCACGGCAGGCCGGGCCGGACGAGGTGGTGGTCGGCCCCACCACGCACAACCTGGTGCAGCATGCCTTCGACACGGAACCGCTCGGCCCGAGGATGCTCGACGACAGGCGCGAACTGGCCGTGCACCGCGTGCTGCGCTCGCGCGAGGCCATCATTCGCTTCGAACGGGCACGCACAGGAGGCGGGACGTTGAGCCCGTTGGTGGGCCGCGATCGGGAGCTGGGGCGCCTGCTCGACGCGTGGCGGCGCGCCCGCGAGCGGCAGGGGAGCTACGTGCTCCTGTCTGGCGAAGCGGGCATCGGCAAATCCCGCCTCATCCAAGAGCTGATCGAGCGGGTGTCACCGGAGCGGCCCACGCTGCTGCGGCTCCAGTGCTGGAGCCAGTACAGCGCCAGCGCACTGCACCCCGTCATCGAGATGCTGCAGCGCATGTGGCTTCGCCCGGAGCGCTCGCGCCAGGAAACCCTGCGCGTGGTGGAGGCGCATTTCCAGCAGCGGGGCTTGTCGCCCATTCAGGTGGGGCTGCTGGCCGAGCTGATGTCACTGCCGGTGGCCGAGGACTCGCCGCACCTGCACCTCACCCCGCAGAAGAAGAAGGAAGAGATGCTGGCGGCACTGGCATCGCTGCTCATGTGGAACGCCAGAGAGCAACCGGTCCTGATAGTGGTGGAGGATCTGCACTGGGCGGACCCCTCCACTCTGCAACTGCTCAACTATCTACTGGAAGAGGTGGAACGGACGCGCGTCCTCTTCGTGCTCAGCGCGCGCCCGGAGTTCCGCCCACCGCGGGCCCACGGCCCGGACTTCGAGTCCATCCCCCTGGAACGGCTGCCCGCGGCCTGTACCGAGCGGCTGGTGAGGGAGGTGACGCGCGGCCAGTCCCTGCCGGAGGAGGTGACGCGGCAACTGGTGGCCCGCACGGACGGCATCCCCCTCTTCGTGGAGGAGATGACGCGCATGATCCTGGAGGGCGGAACACCGGCCTCCATCCCCTTGACCCTCCAGGAGTTGCTGCTGGCGCAGCTGGACTCGCTACCCAGGAGGCAGAAGCAGCTCGCGCAGTTGTGCGCGCTCATAGGGCGCACCTTCTCCCAGGCGCTGCTCGTCATCCTCACGGGCCGGAGCGAGCCCGCGCTGCGCCGGGAATTGATGGGGCTGGTGTCCGCCGGGCTGATCCAAGCCCAGCCCGACGACCCCGAGCCCACCTACCAGTTCCGCCACTCCCTCATCCAGGAGGCCGCGTGCCAATCCCAGCCCCGGGGGACGCGGCGGCACTACCACCGGAAGATCGCCCACGTACTGGAGACGCACTTCCCCGGAGTGGCGGAGACGCGGCCCGAACTGCTGGCACGTCACTACGAAGAGGCTCAGGAGTTCCGGTCCGCCATCCACTACTGGAGGAAGGGCGGCATGCTCGCCACCTTGCGTCACGCCAGCACGGAGGCGGTGAGCCACCTCACTCAGGCGCTGAAGCTGCTGCGAAGCCTGCCGGACAGCACGGAGCTCACGAAGGAGGAACTGCAGCTACTCACCGCCCTGGGCATGCCACTGATGCAGGTGCAGGGCGTCCAGTCGTCCGAGGTGGAGAGCACGTACGCACGGGCGCAGGCGCTCTTCCGCCAGGTGGGCGAGGAGCTGCCACGGTTGGAGCTGAGCTTCTGGGGCTCGTTCGTCTACTACTGCATGCGAGCCAGGTTTCACGACGCGCACAAGGTGGCCGAACTGTTGGTGGAACTGGGAGAGCGCCAGGACAACAGCGAGATGCTCTGCATGGGCCACCGGATGATGGCCACGAACTTCTTCACCTGGGGGGACATCCGCCAGAGCCTGCGCCACGTGGAGCAAGCACGGGCGCACTCGGACTTCGACCTCGAGCGGCACCGGGAACTCGCCGTGAGACAGTGGGTGGATCCGAGCGTGAGCGTGCTGACCATTGGCTCACTCCCGCTCTCAGTGGTGGGCGAGGAGGACCAGGCCGAGCGCTTCACCCGCGAGGCGCTGGAGCTGGCCGGCCGCATCGGCCACCCGAACACGATGGCGTTCGCGCTCACCCATTGCGCCTTCGGCAGCCAGGTGCGCGGGGATGCGAACACCACGCTGGCATACACCGAGCAGTGCATCTCACTCATGCACGAGCACCGCTTATCCCCGTGGTGCATGCAGTCCTCGTCGCTGCGGGCCTGGGCCCTGTCCGAGTTGGGGCGTCCCGAGGAGGGGCTGGTCCTGATGCTGCGAACACACAAGCAGTGGGAGCACTCCGGCATCCTCGCGGCAATGCACCACAACCTGGGCATGCTGGCTTCCATCTACCTGCGGCTGGGACGGGTGAAGGAGGGCCTGGCCGCAGTGGACGAGGCACTGACATGGCCGCCAAGAACGAAAGAGTATTGGTACCTGCCCGAGCTGCTTCGCACCCGGGGCGAGTTGCTTCGCATGGCGGGCCGGGAAGCGGAGGCGCGAGAGGTCTTCCTCGAGGCCATCCACTTCGCCCACGAGCATGAAATGACCATCTATGAGCGACGGGCCCGCGCGAGCCTGAACCAGCTCTCGGAACCACACGAGGCGTCCTTCCACAAACAGTGA
- a CDS encoding sigma-54-dependent transcriptional regulator has protein sequence MSATKGRVLVVEDEREMRALLEKGLTRRGFVPTVRGSADEAFALLESEDFDTVLTDLRMPGMDGIALCERVALNRPDIPVVVVTAFGSLETAVAAIRAGAYDFVTKPVDLDALALVLERAVQHRALREEVRRLRRALGEVSVEGSVVGESLALRRVYELIDRVADSDTSVLITGESGTGKEVAARALHARGRRRTGPFVAINCAAMPEALLESELFGHVRGAFTDAKTSRSGLFVKANGGTLFLDEVGELPITLQPKLLRALQERTVRPVGGETEVAFDARIVAATNRDLELAVEEERFREDLYYRLNVIGLELPPLRARGNDVLLLAQRFLEHFATRSGKRVVGLSPAVAQRLLAYSWPGNVRELQNCIERAVALTAYEQLTVEDLPDRIRDYRAPNPQTQNQDVSELVSLEEMERRYIQRVMETVGGSRTLASRILGVDRKTLYRKLGRRHPAASSGAEDKDDAKA, from the coding sequence ATGAGCGCGACGAAGGGCCGCGTGCTGGTCGTCGAGGACGAGCGCGAGATGCGGGCGCTCCTGGAGAAGGGCCTGACGCGCCGGGGCTTCGTGCCCACGGTGCGAGGAAGCGCGGACGAGGCCTTCGCGCTGTTGGAGTCGGAGGACTTCGACACGGTGCTCACGGATCTGCGGATGCCGGGCATGGATGGGATCGCGCTGTGCGAGCGCGTCGCGCTCAACCGTCCGGACATCCCGGTGGTGGTGGTGACGGCGTTTGGCAGCCTGGAGACGGCCGTGGCGGCCATCCGCGCGGGCGCGTACGACTTCGTGACGAAGCCGGTGGACCTGGACGCGCTGGCGCTGGTGCTGGAGCGAGCGGTGCAGCACCGGGCGCTGCGCGAGGAGGTGCGGCGGTTGCGCCGGGCGCTGGGCGAGGTATCCGTGGAAGGGAGCGTGGTGGGAGAGAGCCTCGCGCTGCGCCGGGTGTACGAGCTCATCGACCGGGTGGCGGACTCGGACACGTCGGTGCTGATCACGGGCGAGAGCGGCACGGGCAAGGAGGTGGCCGCGCGGGCGTTGCACGCGCGGGGCCGGCGCCGGACGGGGCCCTTCGTGGCCATCAACTGCGCGGCCATGCCCGAGGCGCTGCTGGAGAGTGAGTTGTTCGGCCACGTGCGGGGGGCATTCACGGATGCGAAGACGTCGCGCTCGGGCCTGTTCGTGAAGGCCAATGGCGGCACGCTGTTCCTCGACGAAGTGGGGGAGTTGCCGATCACGCTCCAGCCCAAGCTGCTGCGGGCGTTGCAGGAGCGCACGGTGCGCCCGGTGGGAGGGGAGACGGAGGTGGCCTTCGACGCGCGCATCGTCGCCGCCACCAACCGGGACCTGGAGCTGGCGGTGGAGGAGGAACGCTTCCGCGAGGACCTGTACTACCGGCTCAACGTCATCGGCCTGGAGCTGCCGCCCTTGAGGGCCCGGGGCAATGACGTGTTGCTGCTGGCGCAGCGCTTCCTGGAGCACTTCGCCACGCGCAGCGGCAAGCGGGTGGTGGGGCTGAGCCCCGCGGTGGCCCAGCGGCTGTTGGCCTATAGCTGGCCCGGCAACGTGCGCGAATTGCAGAACTGCATCGAACGGGCGGTGGCGCTCACGGCCTACGAGCAGCTCACGGTGGAGGATCTGCCGGATCGCATCCGGGACTACCGCGCGCCCAATCCCCAGACACAGAACCAGGACGTGTCCGAGCTGGTGTCGCTGGAGGAGATGGAGCGGCGCTACATCCAGCGTGTCATGGAGACGGTGGGGGGCAGCCGGACACTCGCCTCGCGCATCCTCGGCGTGGACCGCAAGACGCTCTACCGCAAGCTCGGCCGACGCCACCCCGCCGCGTCCTCCGGGGCGGAGGACAAGGACGACGCCAAGGCGTAG
- a CDS encoding tetratricopeptide repeat protein, producing the protein MSRSRLLLVAFVSLLMLAAGAAVWRTAASAPPAPLAVAVPSAPPAVAPASVKPAEAMAQAPARLSSPAAGYVGAEKCGECHDTEHEAWSKDWHSRALSPAEPRFVVGDFTNTHYKGESSEAWMTQRDSHPFMRTRGPTGVLADYPVDWVMGGKHMQDPVTQMPDGRWQVLPIYFHVTGHGEWVDYSEAKQGALPPDHPFFWSNWQRNAQHSCLDCHVTGLDTRYDRASHRWSTGFADPGVACESCHGPGARHVETQLARDIVQPEKLPPEKGLALCAQCHGPHRTLFPLLDAAHHFKPGERYEDSYQPMVLLLGEDRSGDFFDDGRPKTSSFEYQALIQSRCYQKGGATCLTCHDAPHDGHVNELKSPKHPAKAVTVGSATCQGCHAKEFAEGSRHTHHTASAEAPDCVACHMPPTVSGVLDTFADHAIDVPVPRNTVKHGIPNGCNACHAHAKATPEAMDEALAKWWPQAKTRQARRMRLADALAVKTAADSRPFLEGVLADTKEAPSLRGVAAQLLAQRFHQDAVPALKAALATARDPGLRSDLAAALVATGSREALDALAPLLEDKSLWVRQSAALPLAGVGDARGRATLESLAHTPTSEGLPLPHVVLGQLALRQGDVAKGIAELERSLDLQPYNTGVLVLLADVYARQGDIPRARERLEEALRFDPRNKGARQRLSLLQRGPGPRR; encoded by the coding sequence ATGTCCCGCTCCCGTCTGCTCCTCGTCGCGTTCGTCTCACTGCTCATGCTGGCCGCCGGAGCCGCCGTCTGGCGCACCGCGGCGTCCGCTCCTCCGGCGCCTCTGGCGGTGGCCGTCCCGAGCGCTCCACCCGCGGTGGCCCCGGCGTCCGTGAAGCCGGCCGAGGCGATGGCCCAGGCGCCCGCCCGGTTGTCCTCGCCCGCGGCGGGCTACGTGGGCGCGGAGAAGTGTGGCGAGTGCCATGACACCGAGCACGAGGCGTGGAGCAAGGACTGGCATTCGCGGGCGCTCTCGCCGGCCGAGCCCCGCTTCGTGGTCGGCGACTTCACCAACACCCACTACAAGGGCGAGTCCAGCGAGGCGTGGATGACGCAGCGCGACTCGCACCCCTTCATGCGCACGCGCGGGCCCACGGGCGTGCTCGCCGACTACCCGGTGGACTGGGTGATGGGCGGCAAGCACATGCAGGACCCCGTCACCCAGATGCCGGATGGCCGCTGGCAGGTGCTGCCCATCTACTTCCACGTCACCGGCCATGGCGAGTGGGTGGACTACTCCGAGGCCAAGCAGGGCGCCCTGCCGCCGGACCACCCCTTCTTCTGGTCCAACTGGCAGCGCAATGCCCAGCACTCGTGTCTGGACTGCCACGTCACCGGGCTCGACACGCGCTACGACCGCGCGAGCCATCGCTGGAGCACGGGCTTCGCGGACCCGGGCGTGGCGTGCGAGAGCTGCCATGGCCCGGGCGCGCGCCACGTGGAGACGCAGCTCGCCCGGGACATCGTCCAGCCGGAGAAGCTCCCGCCGGAGAAGGGTCTGGCCCTGTGTGCCCAGTGCCATGGCCCCCACCGCACGCTCTTCCCGTTGCTGGACGCCGCGCACCATTTCAAGCCCGGCGAGCGCTATGAGGACAGCTACCAGCCCATGGTGTTGCTGCTGGGCGAGGATCGCTCCGGCGACTTCTTCGACGATGGGCGTCCGAAGACCTCCAGCTTCGAGTACCAGGCCCTCATCCAGTCGCGCTGCTACCAGAAGGGAGGCGCCACGTGCCTCACCTGCCACGACGCGCCCCACGACGGGCACGTGAATGAGCTCAAGTCACCCAAGCACCCCGCGAAGGCGGTGACGGTGGGCTCGGCGACCTGCCAGGGTTGCCACGCGAAGGAGTTCGCCGAGGGCTCCCGGCACACCCACCACACCGCCTCGGCCGAGGCGCCGGACTGTGTCGCCTGCCACATGCCGCCCACGGTCTCCGGCGTGCTGGACACGTTCGCGGACCATGCCATCGACGTGCCGGTGCCGCGCAACACGGTGAAGCATGGCATCCCCAACGGGTGCAATGCGTGCCATGCGCATGCGAAGGCCACTCCCGAGGCGATGGACGAGGCGCTGGCGAAGTGGTGGCCCCAGGCGAAGACGCGGCAGGCCCGGCGCATGCGCCTGGCGGATGCCCTGGCGGTGAAGACCGCGGCGGACAGCCGTCCGTTCCTGGAAGGCGTGCTGGCGGACACGAAGGAGGCGCCGTCCCTGCGCGGCGTGGCGGCGCAACTGCTCGCCCAGCGCTTCCACCAGGACGCGGTGCCCGCGCTGAAGGCGGCGCTCGCCACCGCCCGGGATCCGGGACTGCGCTCGGACCTCGCCGCGGCGCTGGTCGCCACGGGCTCGCGCGAGGCGCTCGACGCGCTCGCCCCGCTGCTCGAGGACAAGTCGCTCTGGGTGCGTCAGTCCGCCGCGCTGCCGCTCGCCGGGGTGGGGGATGCACGCGGGCGCGCGACGCTGGAGTCGCTGGCCCACACGCCCACGTCGGAGGGGCTGCCATTGCCTCACGTGGTGCTCGGTCAGCTCGCGCTGCGCCAGGGCGACGTGGCCAAGGGCATCGCCGAGCTGGAGCGCTCCCTGGATCTGCAACCGTACAACACCGGCGTGCTGGTGCTCCTGGCCGATGTCTACGCCCGCCAGGGTGACATCCCGCGGGCCCGCGAGCGATTGGAAGAGGCCCTGCGGTTCGATCCACGCAACAAGGGGGCGCGGCAGCGCTTGAGCCTGTTGCAACGGGGGCCGGGCCCGCGCCGCTGA
- a CDS encoding sensor histidine kinase: protein MKLARKIVLALVLLAFAVIAGLQTIQVRRELARSELDMQHDHRLLGHTLGGSFVRAWQMEGQQAALTLLSDANLFQEQVRLSWLWLDSREGRALPVEQWRALLAGQDTSFTDQSRPPGWLLSFTPVTVNGRLGAIEIIEPLMEQRLHVRQTVVSTAVATGAITLAFLIVAMAMGRRLVGQPVEQLVGLAHRVGQGDLEARVHLRQEDELATLASAMNQMAHELSSARAQVEAETAARVATLEHLRHSDRLATVGKLASGMAHELGTPLNVVLGRAKMIASGEAEGEEVPEYARIITQQVQHMTGIIRQLLDFARRRTPQRTPEDLTQLVERTLTLLRPLAERRHVTLDQEATGPLMLELDAGQIQQALTNLIVNGMQAMKQGGTLRVRLGKEHALPPADLGGPEAEWVRLDVRDEGEGIAPEALPHIFEPFFTTKDVGEGTGLGLSVSYGLIRDHGGWIAVSSEPGRGSCFSIFLPPGARDAQEAGT, encoded by the coding sequence ATGAAGCTCGCCCGGAAGATCGTCCTCGCCCTCGTACTGCTCGCCTTCGCCGTCATCGCCGGGCTGCAGACCATCCAGGTGCGCAGGGAGCTGGCTCGCTCCGAGCTGGACATGCAGCATGACCACCGCCTGCTCGGCCATACGCTGGGAGGCTCCTTCGTCCGGGCCTGGCAGATGGAGGGCCAGCAGGCGGCACTCACCCTGCTCTCGGACGCCAACCTCTTCCAGGAGCAGGTGCGGCTGAGCTGGCTGTGGCTGGACTCGCGCGAGGGCAGAGCGCTCCCCGTCGAGCAATGGAGGGCGCTGCTCGCCGGACAGGACACGTCCTTCACGGACCAGTCCCGGCCGCCGGGGTGGTTGCTCTCCTTCACCCCCGTCACCGTCAACGGGCGCCTGGGCGCCATCGAGATCATCGAGCCCCTGATGGAGCAGCGCCTGCACGTGCGGCAGACGGTGGTGAGCACCGCGGTGGCCACGGGCGCCATCACCCTCGCCTTCCTCATCGTGGCCATGGCCATGGGGCGCAGGCTGGTGGGCCAGCCGGTGGAGCAACTGGTGGGGCTCGCCCACCGTGTGGGGCAGGGAGACCTGGAGGCCCGGGTGCACCTGCGCCAGGAGGACGAGCTGGCCACGCTGGCGAGCGCGATGAACCAGATGGCCCACGAACTGTCCTCCGCGCGCGCGCAGGTGGAGGCGGAGACGGCGGCGCGCGTGGCCACGCTCGAGCACCTGCGGCACTCGGACCGGCTGGCCACCGTGGGCAAGCTCGCCTCGGGCATGGCGCACGAGCTGGGCACCCCACTCAACGTGGTGCTCGGCCGCGCGAAGATGATCGCCTCGGGCGAGGCCGAGGGCGAGGAGGTGCCCGAATACGCCCGCATCATCACCCAGCAGGTGCAGCACATGACGGGCATCATCCGCCAACTGCTGGACTTCGCCCGGCGGCGCACGCCGCAGCGCACCCCGGAGGATCTGACGCAGCTCGTCGAGCGCACCCTCACGCTCCTGCGGCCCCTGGCGGAGCGGCGCCACGTCACGCTGGACCAGGAGGCCACGGGTCCGCTCATGCTGGAACTGGACGCGGGGCAGATCCAACAAGCCCTCACCAACCTCATCGTCAATGGCATGCAGGCAATGAAGCAGGGGGGGACGCTCCGGGTGAGGCTTGGGAAGGAGCACGCCCTGCCCCCCGCGGACCTGGGAGGGCCCGAGGCCGAGTGGGTGCGGCTGGACGTGCGGGACGAGGGCGAGGGCATTGCGCCCGAGGCGCTGCCCCACATCTTCGAGCCCTTCTTCACCACCAAGGACGTGGGCGAGGGAACGGGGCTCGGCCTGTCTGTCTCCTATGGACTCATCCGGGACCATGGGGGGTGGATTGCCGTGAGCAGCGAGCCCGGACGCGGTAGTTGTTTTTCCATCTTCCTCCCACCGGGAGCGAGGGACGCACAGGAGGCGGGGACATGA